The Nitrospiraceae bacterium genome includes a window with the following:
- the cysS gene encoding cysteine--tRNA ligase, giving the protein MRLFNTLTGKKEQFEPIDPGKVRMYVCGVTVYDYCHLGHARSALVFDVLRRYLEFSGLTVEFAKNFTDVDDKIIRRANEQGVSCEAVTTKYIDAYYEDMGRLGVRRATLEPRATEHIEDIVRLVERLIEKQMAYRVDGDVYFQVEKYSEYGRLSKRRLEDLQAGARVEVDERKRHPMDFALWKASKPGEPAWPSPWGPGRPGWHIECSAMSLRHLGDTFDIHGGGMDLIFPHHENEIAQSCGATGREFARYWVHNGFVQINQEKMSKSLGNFFTIREIFDKSEWSEPITGEILRLFLLSTHYRSPLDFSDQSLREAKNALNGFYDLFERLKEPSPRAGGDPRTQEAVARCRVAFAEAMNDDLNTPVALAELQKLRSEGNKAVESGLSDEGRRSLRQEFRTLGAVVGLFQLEAWQFKTVPVQGSASVDSGQDALSDQVIEEQLAARAAAKKAKNYALADQIRKELAGRGITIEDRPDGTSRWKR; this is encoded by the coding sequence ATGCGTCTCTTCAATACGTTGACGGGGAAAAAGGAACAGTTTGAACCGATCGATCCGGGCAAGGTCCGCATGTATGTGTGCGGCGTCACGGTCTATGACTACTGCCACTTGGGGCATGCGCGGAGCGCCTTGGTCTTCGATGTGTTGCGGCGCTACCTCGAGTTTTCCGGACTGACGGTCGAGTTCGCCAAGAACTTTACCGACGTGGACGACAAAATCATTCGGCGAGCCAATGAGCAAGGGGTGTCCTGCGAGGCCGTCACGACCAAGTATATCGATGCGTATTACGAGGACATGGGGCGCCTGGGGGTGCGACGCGCCACGCTCGAGCCTCGGGCGACCGAGCACATCGAGGATATCGTTCGGCTCGTCGAGCGGCTGATCGAGAAACAGATGGCCTATCGTGTCGATGGCGATGTGTACTTCCAGGTTGAGAAGTATTCCGAATATGGGCGTCTCTCCAAACGGCGTTTGGAGGACTTGCAGGCGGGCGCTCGCGTCGAAGTGGACGAGCGTAAGCGCCATCCGATGGATTTTGCCCTGTGGAAGGCCAGCAAGCCTGGTGAGCCGGCATGGCCGAGCCCATGGGGACCCGGACGCCCTGGCTGGCATATCGAGTGCTCCGCGATGTCGCTCCGACATCTCGGGGACACGTTCGATATCCACGGCGGTGGGATGGACCTCATCTTCCCTCATCACGAGAATGAGATCGCACAATCATGCGGCGCAACGGGCCGCGAGTTCGCACGGTATTGGGTGCACAACGGATTCGTCCAAATCAATCAGGAGAAGATGTCGAAGTCGCTCGGCAACTTCTTTACGATCCGTGAGATTTTCGACAAGTCGGAGTGGTCTGAACCGATTACGGGAGAAATTCTTAGACTGTTTCTACTCTCGACGCACTATCGCAGCCCGCTGGACTTTTCGGACCAAAGCCTGAGAGAGGCTAAGAATGCGCTCAACGGATTCTATGATCTGTTCGAGCGGCTCAAGGAACCCTCGCCCCGTGCCGGCGGCGATCCACGCACACAGGAAGCGGTCGCACGATGCCGCGTCGCCTTTGCCGAGGCCATGAACGACGATCTGAATACTCCGGTTGCTCTTGCCGAATTGCAGAAGCTTCGCAGCGAAGGCAACAAAGCCGTCGAGAGCGGGCTTTCAGACGAGGGGCGTCGAAGCTTGCGGCAGGAATTCCGGACCTTGGGCGCGGTGGTGGGATTGTTCCAGCTTGAGGCTTGGCAGTTTAAGACAGTGCCTGTCCAGGGGAGCGCGTCGGTCGATTCCGGCCAGGATGCCCTGAGCGATCAGGTTATCGAGGAGCAACTCGCGGCCAGAGCGGCAGCGAAGAAAGCCAAGAACTATGCGCTAGCGGATCAAATCCGGAAGGAATTAGCCGGACGTGGAATCACCATTGAGGATCGCCCTGATGGCACCAGCCGGTGGAAGCGATAG
- the surE gene encoding 5'/3'-nucleotidase SurE, with translation MARLTILLTNDDGIASPGVRAMAAALQSLGEVWVVAPERERTAVAHAVTLHKPLRLTKLESRWFAVNGTPVDCVNLALAKVLPRTPALVVSGINRGVNLGDDVMYSGTVSGALEGTILGIPSIAVSQEGDEDFRFEVGARYGARVASSVLQDGLPPETILNVNVPDCPARAIRGVKVTCLSRRRFENPIVEKVDPRGRKYYWIAGTRVSWSRRNDADHEAVERKMVSVTPIHLDTTHYEVLSQFKRWESVWSKRPRATKSATTRSRARRLV, from the coding sequence GTGGCCCGCCTAACCATACTTTTGACGAATGACGACGGAATCGCCTCGCCGGGTGTTCGGGCCATGGCCGCTGCATTGCAGTCGCTCGGCGAGGTGTGGGTGGTGGCGCCTGAGCGTGAACGCACGGCCGTTGCCCATGCGGTGACGTTGCACAAACCGCTTCGGCTGACGAAGCTTGAGTCCCGATGGTTTGCGGTGAATGGGACGCCGGTCGACTGCGTGAACCTGGCGCTGGCGAAGGTTTTGCCTAGAACACCCGCGCTGGTCGTCTCCGGCATCAACCGAGGCGTGAATCTCGGCGATGACGTCATGTATTCGGGAACCGTCTCCGGCGCTCTCGAGGGCACGATCCTGGGCATCCCGTCGATCGCCGTCTCGCAGGAAGGGGACGAGGATTTTCGCTTCGAGGTCGGCGCCCGCTATGGTGCGCGCGTGGCTTCCTCGGTCTTGCAGGACGGTTTGCCGCCGGAGACAATCCTCAACGTGAATGTGCCAGATTGTCCGGCCCGCGCCATCCGTGGAGTGAAGGTCACCTGCCTGAGCCGCCGCAGATTTGAAAATCCGATTGTCGAGAAGGTCGACCCTCGAGGAAGAAAATACTATTGGATCGCGGGGACACGCGTCTCATGGAGTCGTCGAAACGACGCGGACCATGAAGCGGTTGAGCGTAAGATGGTGTCGGTCACTCCCATCCATTTGGATACGACGCACTATGAGGTGTTGTCGCAATTCAAGCGGTGGGAGTCTGTCTGGTCGAAGCGTCCGCGCGCCACGAAGTCCGCGACGACACGTTCACGGGCGAGGCGTCTCGTATGA
- a CDS encoding prepilin-type N-terminal cleavage/methylation domain-containing protein encodes MNQQCGRVRGRSCRSQAWRGSDDSGFSLIELLFAVLISGIVMSSAIRTFAVYGHRFSAQQTAMESMQELRLALDVLCGELRLAGAGLLTRDVAFLRMDRQEVEFLANLASSTTQMTADALPGQRDLTVEEATGWGKGKTVVLCTFERCGENRLAADGRKHEITLAAPVTASIPAGSGLFLLNRVRYYLKVEEGGTFRLMRDVDGGASTLLGGITQFRLDYLTRQGTVTADPRVAAHVRITMGVGANGPLLTRDVGLRI; translated from the coding sequence ATGAACCAGCAGTGTGGGCGGGTACGGGGTCGATCGTGCAGGTCGCAAGCATGGCGAGGGAGCGATGACTCGGGATTCAGTCTGATCGAATTGCTGTTTGCCGTGCTGATTTCGGGGATCGTCATGTCCTCGGCGATTCGAACGTTTGCCGTCTACGGGCATAGATTCTCGGCACAACAGACTGCGATGGAGTCGATGCAGGAGTTACGGCTGGCGTTGGATGTGTTGTGCGGGGAACTTCGCCTGGCGGGCGCCGGGCTTCTGACACGGGATGTCGCGTTTCTTCGAATGGATCGACAGGAGGTCGAGTTTCTCGCGAATCTCGCGTCATCGACGACCCAGATGACTGCAGATGCCTTGCCCGGACAGCGCGACCTCACTGTGGAGGAAGCCACGGGGTGGGGAAAGGGGAAGACGGTTGTGTTGTGCACATTCGAGCGTTGCGGAGAGAATCGATTGGCCGCCGACGGTCGCAAGCACGAGATCACATTGGCCGCGCCTGTGACGGCATCGATTCCTGCGGGCAGCGGCCTGTTTCTGCTCAATCGAGTGCGCTACTACCTGAAGGTTGAAGAGGGCGGAACGTTTCGACTGATGCGGGACGTCGATGGTGGAGCCAGTACGCTCTTGGGCGGGATCACGCAATTTCGCTTGGACTATCTCACACGGCAAGGAACCGTGACAGCCGATCCTCGGGTAGCCGCGCATGTCCGCATTACGATGGGGGTTGGAGCGAATGGCCCGCTACTCACCCGAGATGTGGGTTTGCGAATCTGA
- the rlmB gene encoding 23S rRNA (guanosine(2251)-2'-O)-methyltransferase RlmB, translated as MAPAGGSDSPHDLIYGLHAVREALRAGARPLQRLLVLGTDRQFSDIVRLARERRVPIHVEPRVAFDRLVSGGNHQGVVAVVAAKSYDQVEEILAAARAPGQVPFLVALDGVEDPHNLGAILRTSESAGVQGVFVPERRAVGLTSVVAKASAGALDHMRVARVVNMSRLIEQLKAADIWVYGLDAEANKPYTALDLRGPIALVFGGEGKGVRPAVRDACDEVVRIPMLGKVSSLNVSAAAAAVLYEAVRQRGRNEAGD; from the coding sequence ATGGCACCAGCCGGTGGAAGCGATAGCCCTCACGATCTCATCTATGGTCTGCATGCCGTCCGTGAAGCGCTGCGGGCCGGTGCGCGCCCGCTGCAACGATTGCTCGTCCTCGGCACCGACCGTCAATTCAGCGACATTGTAAGACTTGCCAGGGAACGTCGTGTCCCGATTCACGTCGAGCCCAGGGTGGCATTCGACCGCCTCGTTTCCGGCGGGAATCACCAGGGGGTCGTCGCCGTTGTCGCCGCAAAGTCCTATGATCAGGTCGAGGAAATCCTGGCGGCGGCCCGGGCGCCGGGGCAAGTTCCGTTTCTCGTTGCGCTCGATGGGGTGGAAGATCCGCACAATTTGGGCGCCATCCTTCGCACGTCTGAATCCGCGGGGGTCCAGGGGGTATTCGTCCCTGAGCGCCGCGCAGTTGGCTTGACCAGCGTGGTGGCGAAGGCGTCTGCGGGGGCGCTGGATCATATGCGGGTGGCCCGTGTGGTCAATATGTCGCGTCTGATCGAACAGCTCAAAGCAGCCGATATTTGGGTCTATGGGCTTGATGCCGAGGCGAATAAGCCGTACACCGCGCTGGATCTGCGCGGACCGATTGCGCTGGTCTTCGGCGGGGAAGGCAAAGGCGTGCGTCCGGCTGTTCGCGATGCCTGCGACGAGGTAGTCCGCATTCCGATGTTAGGGAAGGTCAGTTCCCTCAATGTATCGGCAGCAGCGGCGGCGGTCCTCTACGAGGCGGTTCGTCAGCGGGGCCGGAACGAAGCCGGGGATTAA
- the cimA gene encoding citramalate synthase gives MPAATPAKLAGLEIYDTTLRDGAQAEDVSFSAEDKVRVAQKLDELGVQYIEGGWPGANPKDIEFFRMIKTIPLQHATVVAFGSTRKASNPVQKDANLQSLLAAETHTITLFGKSWSLHVTDALGISLAKNLELIGDSVRYLREKGRQVFYDAEHFFDGYKTNPDYALATLKMAVEAGAERVILCDTNGGSMPWEIREICETVRRECAVPLGIHAHNDCEMAVANSLVAIDTGIVQVQGTINGIGERCGNANLCSIIPNLQLKMKRQALGKKLAHLKEVSGFVTEIANLMPDKHQPYVGDSAFAHKGGVHIHAVLKNPATYEHVIPAEVGNRQRMLVSDYAGRSGLLEKVEAYGISLKKNHAKVQELVDTLKERESQGYQFEGAEGSFELLMRKAMGTHRPSFQLLGFRVIVEKKQDDGAPLSEATVMVKVGEVVEHTAAVGAGPVNALDHALRKALEKFYPQLREVRLLDYKVRVLSASKGTESRVRVLIESGDHKDKWGTVGVSENIMEASWQALADSIEYKLLLKDR, from the coding sequence ATTCCGGCCGCGACGCCAGCCAAGCTTGCAGGGTTGGAGATCTACGACACCACGCTTCGCGACGGCGCGCAGGCGGAGGACGTGAGTTTCTCGGCCGAGGACAAGGTGCGGGTCGCGCAAAAGCTCGACGAACTGGGCGTCCAATACATCGAGGGCGGCTGGCCTGGGGCGAATCCCAAAGACATTGAGTTCTTCCGCATGATCAAAACCATCCCGTTGCAACATGCGACGGTGGTGGCGTTCGGCTCGACCCGAAAGGCCAGCAACCCGGTTCAAAAAGATGCGAATCTCCAATCGCTGCTGGCGGCCGAGACCCATACGATCACGCTGTTCGGGAAAAGTTGGTCGCTCCATGTGACGGACGCGCTCGGTATCTCGCTGGCGAAAAATCTCGAGTTGATCGGGGATTCCGTTCGCTATTTGCGCGAGAAAGGGCGGCAAGTGTTTTACGACGCCGAGCACTTCTTCGACGGCTACAAGACTAATCCGGACTATGCCCTGGCTACTCTCAAAATGGCGGTGGAGGCCGGCGCAGAGCGGGTGATTCTTTGCGACACCAACGGCGGTTCCATGCCCTGGGAAATTCGCGAGATCTGCGAGACGGTCCGTCGCGAGTGCGCGGTGCCCTTGGGGATTCACGCCCATAACGACTGCGAAATGGCGGTCGCCAATTCTCTTGTGGCGATCGATACCGGCATCGTGCAGGTCCAGGGGACGATCAATGGTATCGGCGAGCGATGCGGGAATGCGAACCTGTGTTCCATCATTCCGAACCTCCAGCTCAAGATGAAGCGCCAGGCGCTCGGCAAGAAGTTGGCGCATCTGAAAGAAGTGTCGGGCTTTGTCACGGAAATCGCCAATCTCATGCCGGACAAACACCAGCCGTACGTGGGCGACTCGGCGTTTGCCCACAAGGGCGGGGTCCATATCCATGCGGTGCTGAAGAATCCCGCCACCTACGAACACGTCATCCCCGCCGAGGTGGGCAATCGTCAGCGCATGCTGGTGTCCGACTATGCCGGGCGCAGCGGATTGCTTGAGAAGGTCGAAGCCTACGGGATCTCCCTGAAGAAAAATCACGCCAAGGTGCAGGAACTGGTCGACACGCTCAAGGAGCGAGAGAGCCAGGGCTACCAGTTCGAAGGCGCCGAGGGGTCGTTCGAATTGCTGATGAGAAAAGCGATGGGCACCCACAGACCCTCCTTCCAACTGCTCGGATTCCGAGTCATTGTCGAGAAGAAACAGGACGACGGGGCTCCGCTCTCCGAGGCGACCGTTATGGTCAAGGTGGGTGAAGTCGTGGAGCACACGGCAGCGGTTGGTGCAGGCCCGGTGAACGCGCTGGACCATGCATTGCGCAAGGCGTTGGAGAAATTCTATCCCCAACTTCGCGAAGTAAGATTATTGGACTACAAAGTCCGGGTATTGTCTGCGAGCAAGGGCACCGAATCCCGCGTCAGGGTGTTGATTGAATCAGGCGACCACAAGGACAAGTGGGGCACGGTGGGGGTCTCTGAAAATATCATGGAGGCCAGCTGGCAGGCCTTAGCCGACAGTATTGAATACAAGCTTCTCTTAAAGGATCGGTAA
- a CDS encoding response regulator transcription factor, with protein sequence MATTRKRRVPTPSPEVFIPSRKRRPEALTTREQEILELIWSGFKNKEIAQRLSISVKTVEAHRANMMKKIRVSNTAQLLKAAIQGKMLRLR encoded by the coding sequence ATGGCGACCACACGCAAACGCCGAGTTCCAACCCCCTCTCCCGAGGTCTTCATCCCGTCGCGCAAGCGACGACCGGAAGCCCTTACGACACGCGAGCAGGAGATTCTTGAACTGATTTGGTCAGGCTTCAAGAACAAGGAAATCGCACAGCGGCTCAGTATCAGCGTCAAGACAGTCGAGGCTCACCGCGCAAACATGATGAAGAAGATTCGTGTCTCCAACACCGCCCAGTTGTTGAAAGCCGCAATCCAGGGGAAAATGTTGCGGTTGCGTTAA
- a CDS encoding aspartate kinase yields the protein MALIVHKYGGTSVGSIERIHRVADRVEQAYKAGHQVVVVLSAMSGETDRLLKLAHEVTSTPDERELDMLLSTGERVTISLLAMDLRGRGINARSFTGRQVGIHTDSAHTKARISRVTAERIREAIVERVVPVVAGFQGINARSDVTTLGRGGSDLTAVALAAALKADRCIIYTDVDGVYTADPNIVPAAKRIDRISYEEMLEMASLGAKVLQSRSVEFAAKYAVPVEVNSSFKEGKGTLVTREDADMEGVLVSGVTGDRHQAKVTIVGVPDRPGIAAKIFGAIAEANIVVDMIIQNVSQAAMTDISFTVPKPDLRKAVDLIQRLAKEVDARSVTVTESIAKVSLIGVGMRSHSGVAAKMFEVLSREGVNIMMISTSEIKISCVIEEKYLELAMRALHTAFGLDRVSAPSLG from the coding sequence ATGGCCTTAATCGTTCACAAGTACGGCGGCACGTCCGTCGGCAGCATTGAGCGCATCCACCGTGTGGCCGACCGGGTCGAGCAGGCTTATAAAGCAGGCCATCAGGTCGTCGTAGTGTTGTCGGCCATGAGCGGTGAGACCGATCGCCTGCTGAAACTGGCTCATGAAGTGACGTCGACGCCGGACGAGCGGGAACTTGACATGTTGTTGTCGACCGGGGAACGGGTCACCATCTCCCTGCTGGCGATGGATCTGCGAGGCCGGGGTATCAACGCCCGCTCGTTTACCGGACGCCAAGTCGGCATCCATACGGACAGCGCCCATACCAAGGCTCGTATATCGCGGGTGACCGCCGAACGTATCCGTGAGGCCATCGTCGAGCGGGTCGTCCCGGTCGTCGCGGGTTTCCAGGGCATCAACGCCCGGTCCGATGTGACGACGCTCGGCCGGGGAGGGTCGGACCTCACCGCCGTGGCGCTCGCGGCCGCACTGAAGGCTGATCGCTGCATTATCTATACGGACGTCGACGGCGTGTACACGGCGGACCCCAACATTGTGCCGGCGGCGAAGCGGATCGACAGGATTTCCTACGAAGAGATGCTGGAGATGGCGAGTCTCGGAGCGAAGGTCTTACAGAGCCGCTCGGTGGAATTTGCCGCGAAGTACGCCGTTCCCGTTGAGGTCAACTCCAGTTTTAAGGAAGGAAAGGGGACGCTCGTGACACGTGAAGACGCGGATATGGAAGGGGTGCTGGTATCCGGAGTAACCGGTGACCGCCATCAGGCCAAAGTGACGATTGTCGGAGTTCCTGATCGCCCCGGCATCGCCGCGAAGATTTTCGGCGCCATCGCGGAAGCCAACATCGTCGTGGACATGATCATTCAAAACGTGAGCCAAGCGGCGATGACGGACATCTCCTTCACGGTGCCGAAGCCCGATTTACGGAAGGCGGTCGATCTGATCCAACGCTTGGCTAAGGAAGTGGATGCCCGGTCGGTGACGGTCACTGAATCCATTGCCAAAGTGTCCTTGATCGGCGTGGGCATGCGGTCCCATTCCGGTGTCGCAGCGAAGATGTTCGAGGTCTTGTCGCGAGAGGGCGTGAACATCATGATGATCAGCACCTCGGAGATCAAGATCTCCTGCGTCATCGAAGAGAAATACCTAGAGTTGGCCATGCGCGCGCTCCATACAGCCTTCGGGTTGGATCGGGTGTCCGCTCCTTCCCTTGGGTAA
- a CDS encoding integration host factor subunit alpha, translating into MRKADIANEIFKQVGVSKNEASDIVELVLNLLKGVLQKGDSVKIAGFGNFVVRSKGARKGRNPRTGEEIGITPRRVVTFRPSQVFKKYVNS; encoded by the coding sequence ATGAGAAAGGCCGATATTGCGAACGAGATTTTTAAGCAGGTTGGTGTCTCGAAAAATGAAGCATCGGACATCGTCGAATTGGTGCTCAACCTTCTGAAGGGCGTTCTGCAAAAAGGCGATTCTGTCAAAATCGCGGGGTTTGGGAATTTCGTGGTCCGCAGTAAGGGGGCGCGCAAGGGGCGCAATCCGAGGACCGGCGAGGAAATCGGCATCACTCCCCGTCGTGTGGTGACCTTTCGGCCCAGTCAGGTTTTTAAAAAATACGTCAACTCCTAA
- a CDS encoding DedA family protein, which translates to MTAFIEWLVEELGRFVIAAISRFGYTGILLTMAIESACIPLPSEIIMPFSGYLVSTGEFSMLGVTLAGAFGNVLGSLVAYYAGLWGGRPFVERYGRYVLVSHHDLDLADRWFQKHGDAAVLVSRLLPVVRTFISLPAGIARMNVTKFVLFTFIGALPWCYALAYIGVVMGERWNQLRAYFHHVDLVIGVAVAIGVAYFLWSHWPKRQPSTE; encoded by the coding sequence ATGACTGCGTTCATCGAATGGCTGGTGGAGGAACTGGGGCGGTTCGTCATTGCGGCGATTTCGCGGTTCGGCTACACGGGCATTCTCCTCACGATGGCGATCGAGAGCGCCTGCATTCCGCTTCCAAGTGAAATCATCATGCCGTTTTCCGGCTACCTGGTGTCGACGGGAGAGTTCTCGATGCTCGGCGTGACCTTGGCCGGAGCATTCGGCAATGTGCTGGGCTCTCTCGTCGCCTACTATGCGGGGCTCTGGGGTGGACGACCGTTCGTCGAGCGATACGGCCGGTATGTGCTGGTCTCGCATCATGATCTGGATCTGGCGGATCGATGGTTTCAAAAGCACGGCGATGCCGCCGTCTTGGTGAGCCGCCTCTTGCCCGTGGTCCGGACGTTCATCTCGCTCCCTGCCGGGATCGCGCGAATGAACGTGACGAAGTTCGTGTTGTTCACCTTCATCGGGGCGCTCCCGTGGTGTTACGCGCTCGCGTACATCGGCGTTGTTATGGGTGAGCGGTGGAACCAGTTGCGTGCTTATTTCCACCACGTCGATCTTGTCATCGGAGTCGCGGTCGCGATTGGGGTGGCCTATTTTCTGTGGTCCCACTGGCCAAAACGACAGCCATCCACGGAGTAA
- a CDS encoding GspH/FimT family pseudopilin, with protein MKERGGSLIEVCAVLGLIGTLCALAVPGWGALTARHHGRAVVRELASELRMARQLAMARHERVRVIVNAEQSSLRTECIECGGTALRWYYFAQRGTAIESMSTRGEIVFQPSGRSATPTTIVLVGPQQERPTLTVSLTGKVTVS; from the coding sequence ATGAAGGAACGGGGCGGGAGTCTGATTGAAGTCTGTGCGGTATTGGGGCTGATCGGGACCCTGTGCGCCTTGGCGGTGCCGGGATGGGGCGCGCTGACGGCGCGTCATCACGGACGGGCGGTGGTCCGGGAATTGGCATCGGAACTGAGAATGGCTCGGCAGTTGGCCATGGCGCGCCATGAACGTGTGCGCGTGATCGTCAATGCCGAGCAGTCCAGCCTGAGAACCGAGTGCATCGAGTGCGGAGGAACGGCGTTGCGCTGGTACTACTTTGCTCAACGCGGTACGGCGATTGAATCGATGTCGACTCGGGGGGAGATTGTCTTTCAGCCGAGCGGACGGTCCGCCACGCCTACGACGATCGTGCTCGTTGGGCCGCAGCAAGAGCGTCCGACCCTGACAGTCAGTCTGACAGGAAAGGTGACGGTGTCATGA
- a CDS encoding prepilin peptidase gives MMPYVFVALFGAVIGSFLNVCIYRMPRGESVAWPGSHCPACGHEIAPYDNIPVVSYLVLRGRCRACGIGISPQYPLVEAVNALGFVLMFWLFGFGPAALVYSLFFSALLVITGTDLSHQIIPDAITLPGLALGLLAAWLILPLGLVDAVLGVLVGGGLLWFLAWISPYVFGKEGMGGGDIKLMAMVGAFLGWKPVLLAIMIGAFSGSIVGVGLMATGLMRREQYLPFGPFLAFGSLVALLFHEPLFTWYWSFIEIPQ, from the coding sequence ATGATGCCCTATGTGTTCGTGGCGCTGTTCGGCGCCGTCATCGGCAGCTTCCTGAACGTCTGTATCTACCGGATGCCTCGGGGCGAATCGGTGGCATGGCCGGGTTCGCACTGCCCTGCCTGCGGGCACGAAATCGCACCATACGACAATATCCCCGTCGTCAGCTACTTGGTGCTCCGGGGGCGCTGTCGTGCGTGCGGAATCGGAATCTCTCCGCAATATCCGCTGGTTGAAGCCGTCAATGCCCTCGGCTTCGTGCTGATGTTCTGGCTTTTCGGTTTCGGCCCGGCGGCCTTGGTCTACTCGCTATTCTTCTCCGCGCTGCTGGTCATTACGGGTACGGACCTGTCACATCAGATCATCCCAGACGCGATCACCCTGCCGGGACTTGCGCTTGGTCTCCTGGCAGCATGGCTCATTCTCCCCCTCGGTCTCGTCGACGCAGTCCTTGGAGTCCTTGTTGGGGGAGGCCTCCTGTGGTTCCTCGCCTGGATCAGCCCCTATGTCTTTGGCAAGGAGGGGATGGGCGGAGGCGATATCAAGCTTATGGCGATGGTTGGGGCTTTTCTCGGTTGGAAGCCCGTCTTGCTGGCGATCATGATCGGGGCGTTTTCCGGCTCCATCGTGGGTGTGGGGCTCATGGCAACCGGGCTCATGCGGAGGGAGCAGTATCTGCCGTTCGGTCCCTTTCTCGCATTCGGTTCGTTAGTGGCCCTTTTGTTTCATGAACCGCTCTTCACCTGGTACTGGTCCTTCATCGAGATTCCCCAATAG
- a CDS encoding MerR family transcriptional regulator: MGNEPRLGSKVFYKIGEVGAITKLPAYVLRFWESEFAFLKPKKSRGNQRLYVQKDVETVLEIKRMLYEEGHTLAGVKRYWARRGRATTKQGTRKDLAQRVRGDLQAIIRMIDSYSA, translated from the coding sequence ATGGGCAATGAACCCAGACTGGGAAGCAAAGTTTTTTATAAAATCGGTGAGGTCGGCGCAATTACGAAGTTGCCGGCCTACGTGTTGCGGTTTTGGGAATCCGAGTTCGCATTCCTGAAGCCGAAGAAGAGCCGAGGTAATCAGCGGCTCTATGTGCAGAAAGATGTGGAAACGGTGCTGGAGATCAAGCGCATGCTGTACGAGGAAGGGCATACTTTGGCCGGCGTCAAGCGGTACTGGGCCCGTCGTGGGCGGGCAACGACCAAGCAGGGGACCAGAAAAGATCTGGCGCAGCGGGTGCGGGGTGATCTTCAAGCCATCATTCGAATGATTGATTCTTATTCGGCATAA